CTCACGCGTCGGGTTACCAGGAATGTCCCGCTTCGGAAAGTGATCTTCCCTGCGCAGCCTGTGCTACTTGAGGAAAGTAAACCGAACGGTATACTTTACATTATGTCAGGAAAAAGTAAACCGCAAAGTGTACCTTCTGAGCCAGAGCCCCATGGGCGCCTGACCGATCGCAAACGAGCGTCGATCGTGCAGGCGGCTGTCGAGGCGTTTCAGCAGTACGGCTATTTTGCTGCCAGCATGAACGGCATCGCTGAGGCCGCTTCGGTCAGCAAACGAACGCTGTACAACCATTTCGACAGCAAGGAAGCTCTGTTTGTCGAGATCCTTGAGGAGCTGAAATTTCGCGTTGAGCAGTTGCCGGAATGCGAGTTCGACGAATCGCGTGATCTTGCCGAGCAGTTGACGGAGCTTGCACACTCCGAAATCGACTTTTTCACATCGGAACACGTGCAGGCACTTGCCCGAGCCGGCTTGTCACGCGTGCTGGGTGAACCGGATGCCGGCCAGCAAGTCGATCAGCGATTCTTCATCCGGCGAGTGACAACCTGGATGAAAAAGGCCCAAGCTTCCGGCTGTCTACTCGAAGCCGACGCAGAGTTCGCAGCGATGCAATTCGTCGGCCTGCTGCGGACGTTCGCCTTCTGGCCAACCATCGTCCACGGCGAGTCTCCCCCCTCACGCCGCAAACGAAAACAAATCGTCGCTCACACCGTCGAGATGTTTCTTAGCCGATATGCGGTTGAGTGAATCCTGTCGCTTTTCGGCCTGACACAAACGGGGCGATTCAGGAAGCCATGGCTTGATCGCACAACCCGTGGCTACTCGGGCCGGAGGTCTGGGTTTTTGGGTAGCACCCACATGGCAAGCTTCTTCGGTGTCTCGGCAAGATTCGCCAAACGCAACTTCCGGCATATACGTGGGCAGCCTGCGGTTTCTCGCCCTCACCGGGGCCGACGGCGAAACCAGCATCTGTCGCCATCCCAGTGCCGTCTGTCACGCCGGTGATTACAACGGTTTGCATTGTTTTCTCCGTAGATCAGGTTGCCAGCCTGAAGGTTGGTTGTCCGGTTGCAGGCAAGCTGCCTGCACTACGTTTTAGTCATCAAAGTGTGTGGCAGTACTTCGTCGGCCAATGGCCTCAATGTTGTATCGATGTCCGCTTGATTGAATCGCAGATTAAGCGCGACGTGATTCACGCCGATCTCTTCCCGCTCCTTGAGGTAGTCACGAAGATGATTCGCGCCGAGCTGGAAACCGAGATGACTTGGCTGTGGTGATGCGTCAGCGGCTTCCGTCAGATCCACGTATAGGCGACTGCATCACCGGCTGATTTGGCTCCCAGCATCTCCCGAACGTAAAGCAGGCAGCTTGCCTGCCCACACGTAAACACGCACACATACAGGAGAAAAACTTGGCAACAGGCTGGCAGCCTGTGCTACGGGTTATCGACAACCCTTTTGCTCATTGCTTGTCCGTTTTCGAGCCGAGTATGCGCCTGTCTGCCTTCATCAAGCGTGAACTGCTTTTCATCAAGCATTGGCTTGAGGCCGCTGGATTTGACGATCGTTGCAAACAGCGAAAAGAGGCCAGGAACCAAATCCGGGCAGCCGCGCTGTTCAGTTTGTCCGAACGCACTGCCTGTTGCGCATCGATTTCTACGGCAGGAATCGTTAGCCGTTTCACGTTTCTGGGGTGAACCAACGTGAAAATCACACGGCACCTCTGTTTCGCATCCGGATTGCGGGCCACTTCGTGGCGAATCATTGCAGGCTCGAAAAATGTACCACCTGCTTTCAGCGTTTTCAGAGGTTTGCCGGTGATTTTGAACTCCAGCGTCCCTTCGGCAACATAGCCGACGACTTCGCCAGGGTGATAGTGTGGTGCCGATGAATCGCCGGGCGCGAACGTCACTTCGAACAGCGAGGCGAACATTGCCTTGCCGTCAACAGTGCCCGCTAGTGGATGCGTGCGA
This DNA window, taken from Fuerstiella marisgermanici, encodes the following:
- a CDS encoding TetR/AcrR family transcriptional regulator, with protein sequence MSGKSKPQSVPSEPEPHGRLTDRKRASIVQAAVEAFQQYGYFAASMNGIAEAASVSKRTLYNHFDSKEALFVEILEELKFRVEQLPECEFDESRDLAEQLTELAHSEIDFFTSEHVQALARAGLSRVLGEPDAGQQVDQRFFIRRVTTWMKKAQASGCLLEADAEFAAMQFVGLLRTFAFWPTIVHGESPPSRRKRKQIVAHTVEMFLSRYAVE
- a CDS encoding cupin domain-containing protein, producing MVKVLRTHPLAGTVDGKAMFASLFEVTFAPGDSSAPHYHPGEVVGYVAEGTLEFKITGKPLKTLKAGGTFFEPAMIRHEVARNPDAKQRCRVIFTLVHPRNVKRLTIPAVEIDAQQAVRSDKLNSAAARIWFLASFRCLQRSSNPAASSQCLMKSSSRLMKADRRILGSKTDKQ